One window of the Paenibacillus beijingensis genome contains the following:
- a CDS encoding ATP-binding protein, with protein sequence MKMSWLWRSVVGKLWITIMLLVAVVLIILGMFLLQYIDIAFSEPYRVKVLFVYIGIIGFLLSTLFAFFLSTKITQPLLHLKKAADMISQGQYRAKVPIRSSDEIGDLARTFNRMGAELDSMITDLNHEKEQLSSILRSMADSVVTFDAEGKVILANPQGEQLIEKWKRIDWNGEEASAAPGTAPEPLLELLGTVTREGRDLSEKIHVQNAVWSVVMAPLKSMGTVRGAVAVMRNVTEEFKVEKLRRDFVANVSHEIRTPLSMLQGYSEALLDDIAASPEERRELVQVIHDESLRMGRLVKDLLDLARMEAGHVELEFHAVNLDELLRRGVRKFQVYARERGIRLAYEPEGELVILAQAEEDRLEQVMTNLLDNALRHSTEGSAITVTCRPTTVNGAAFAEVAVKDEGQGIPAEDLPYVFERFYKADKARKRGASGGTGLGLAIVKNIVEAHHGRIEAESTLGVGTTFTLLLPIEDERLLS encoded by the coding sequence ATGAAAATGAGCTGGCTCTGGAGAAGCGTCGTCGGCAAGCTGTGGATTACGATTATGCTGCTCGTGGCGGTCGTGCTGATCATTTTGGGCATGTTTTTGCTGCAATATATCGACATCGCCTTTAGCGAGCCGTACCGGGTCAAAGTGCTGTTCGTTTATATCGGCATCATCGGCTTTTTGCTGTCGACGCTGTTTGCCTTTTTTCTGTCCACGAAAATTACGCAGCCTTTGCTGCATTTGAAGAAGGCGGCCGACATGATCTCGCAGGGGCAGTACCGGGCGAAAGTCCCGATCCGCTCAAGCGATGAAATCGGCGATCTGGCGCGGACGTTTAACCGTATGGGAGCCGAGCTCGACAGTATGATCACGGACCTCAATCATGAAAAAGAACAGCTCTCCAGCATTCTCCGCTCAATGGCCGACTCCGTCGTCACTTTCGATGCGGAAGGCAAGGTCATCCTGGCGAACCCGCAGGGCGAGCAGCTGATTGAGAAGTGGAAGAGGATCGACTGGAACGGGGAAGAGGCTTCCGCAGCGCCCGGAACGGCGCCGGAGCCGCTGCTCGAGCTGCTCGGGACAGTGACGCGCGAGGGCAGGGATTTAAGCGAAAAAATTCACGTGCAAAACGCGGTTTGGTCCGTCGTCATGGCGCCGTTAAAGTCAATGGGAACGGTCCGCGGCGCCGTTGCCGTCATGCGCAATGTGACGGAAGAGTTCAAGGTCGAGAAGCTCAGGCGGGATTTTGTCGCGAACGTGTCGCATGAAATCCGCACGCCGCTTTCGATGCTGCAAGGCTACAGCGAAGCGCTGCTGGACGATATCGCCGCCTCGCCGGAAGAGCGGCGCGAGCTGGTGCAGGTCATTCACGACGAATCGCTCCGGATGGGAAGGCTGGTCAAAGACCTGCTCGATCTCGCCCGGATGGAAGCAGGGCATGTGGAGCTTGAATTTCACGCCGTGAACCTGGACGAGCTGCTGCGGCGCGGCGTCCGCAAGTTCCAGGTCTACGCGAGAGAGAGGGGTATCCGGCTTGCCTATGAGCCGGAAGGCGAACTGGTTATACTCGCCCAGGCCGAGGAGGACAGGCTGGAGCAGGTGATGACGAATCTGCTGGACAATGCGCTGCGTCATAGTACGGAAGGATCCGCCATCACGGTAACGTGCCGCCCCACAACGGTGAACGGCGCGGCGTTTGCCGAGGTGGCCGTCAAGGACGAAGGGCAGGGTATACCGGCCGAAGATTTGCCGTACGTATTCGAACGGTTCTATAAGGCGGACAAGGCGCGCAAACGCGGCGCATCCGGCGGGACCGGACTCGGTCTTGCCATCGTCAAAAATATCGTAGAGGCGCATCATGGCCGCATTGAAGCGGAAAGCACGCTCGGTGTCGGCACGACGTTCACGCTGCTGCTCCCAATCGAAGACGAACGCCTGCTGTCTTAA
- a CDS encoding response regulator transcription factor yields MNDFIHRILVVDDEERIRRLLKMYLEKEGYQIEEAEDGETALQLASGRDYDLILLDVMLPGIDGIEVCSRLRQIKATPVLMLTAKGEEMNRVQGFEVGADDYVVKPFSPREIIYRVKAILRRSSATAFLSKEVSPSNNIVFPHLVIEHDAHRVTASGHEISLTPKEYELLHYLATSPDKVFSREELLKDVWNYEFFGDLRTVDTHVKRLREKLNKVSSEAASMITTVWGVGYKLEVPK; encoded by the coding sequence ATGAACGACTTTATTCACCGGATTCTTGTTGTCGACGATGAAGAACGGATCCGGAGACTGCTCAAAATGTATCTGGAAAAAGAAGGGTATCAAATTGAGGAGGCGGAAGACGGGGAGACCGCGCTGCAGCTTGCTTCGGGACGCGATTACGATTTGATCCTGCTCGACGTCATGCTCCCGGGCATCGACGGTATCGAAGTGTGCAGCCGGCTCCGCCAAATTAAAGCGACCCCGGTTCTGATGCTGACCGCCAAGGGCGAGGAGATGAACCGCGTGCAAGGCTTCGAGGTCGGAGCGGACGACTATGTGGTCAAGCCGTTCAGCCCGCGGGAAATTATCTATCGGGTAAAAGCGATTTTGCGCCGCTCGTCCGCAACCGCGTTTTTGTCCAAAGAAGTGAGCCCGAGCAACAATATCGTGTTTCCGCACCTCGTCATTGAGCACGATGCCCACCGCGTAACGGCAAGCGGGCATGAAATCAGTTTAACGCCGAAGGAGTACGAGCTGCTGCATTATCTGGCCACATCGCCCGATAAAGTTTTTTCGCGCGAAGAGCTGCTGAAGGATGTGTGGAACTACGAGTTTTTCGGAGATCTGCGCACGGTTGACACGCATGTGAAACGGCTTCGCGAGAAGCTGAACAAAGTATCGTCCGAGGCCGCTTCCATGATTACGACCGTCTGGGGCGTCGGCTATAAGCTGGAAGTGCCCAAGTAA